Below is a window of Rhea pennata isolate bPtePen1 chromosome 2, bPtePen1.pri, whole genome shotgun sequence DNA.
AAAACCTGAGCCTTCACACATCTTTCAAGTAACAGGAGAATCCTTCATGTTCTTTAATccacaaagaaacaaagtcaGAAGGTGTTGCTCATGAGACTCCTTGGATTTGATAAGAACTGGCTTATCAGAAGGGAATTATTTAGATTTACTAGCAACAGCAAGCCTCAGAACGGTTTCTCTGAAGGCTGGAGGGGAGGCATCTGAACATCATTACATTTCAGTTTGTTTGATGTCCCTACGTGCCTGTCATGTGTTTTGTATCTTAACATTGAATCTGCCACTGAATTCCAGAATGTCTCTGTGTAGTTGTATGTTTATGTGATTTTGTTATAAAAAAACATAACTTGCAAGGTCTTTATCACCTGGCCACACAACAGCACCTCCAGCCTGTTCCATGCAGGTTGATTCCACATAGCACCACTGTAGTGTATTGTGGATTATTTGCTGGTTTTAAATCGCTGGCTTTAAATCTAGTAGTTGTTTAAATGTCATTACATGGCTTGAACTAACttgtaaaataaagatatttactTTTCATCATTTGCCTACAGTTTAATATtagctgaaatatttgtgtgtCATGACTCTTCTCATCCGATAACTAAAATGataagtttttaaattttttcccATAGCAAGCAGCCAGTTTATTTATAAGTGGCCTAATATAATACAGATTTACTTTGTGTATCCCAAGAGACATATCATCAAAGTAACCAGACCTGTCCCAGGGACAGCGGGAATTGGGGAGATAGTTACACAATTCTCATTGCCTCTGGCTGCTCTAGTTACAAAGATATAGGGTCAGAGAACTGGATCAGCGGAGATAATTTTGTGAGCATCTAAGGAAAAGCAGCTGATCAGATGAGGGTAGGCAGTGGCTGAGGGTGAGACAGGTAGATGCTTGAATATCCCATAACAAAACTTCCCTTAAATAAAGTAATACATCAGGAAAAGGGAATGTGAAAAGCATATGAAAGCAtgactatttaaaatatctccAGCTTCTTAAGTCTTCATCTAGTAGGTGCAATAGCACTGctcatctattttaaaagtagaaaaaatatatatatgaagagGAGCATTCAACCTGCCTTGCCATGGCCCTAGCCAGTGTGTGTTGGGCAAGACCTTTCCTTCTGCAGGGACTCAGAGCTGTGACGGGCATCTCTCTGCCTGTCGCCTGGCTCCAAACCCAAACTCCCTGCCTAGCAGTCAGGATTCCTGGAAGAGAGAAGACAGCTAGCAATCCTGCTTGCTTCAATCATCCAAGACAAAATCAGATTTACGGCCAGATTTTGTACTGTCCTTTGACTGTGCACTCCTTGGACTTCTTTAGTGTTTGGAAAGTGCTGGTTGCATACTGTTGTGCTTTGCTAAGCACACAAAGTAGGGATCCGTGTTCCCGAAGGCCAAGCCTGCCCCATGTAACTCCTATCTGTCCTCTATTTGAGCATCCAAGGCTGTGTGTTTGGTTCCTTGTAGTCTGCCAGATTTTGTCTTACATTTTTCTGCCACTTAGGTAACAAGACTCATGCACAAAGTCAGTATTATATCTCAAAGTTAAGTCTATAAATGTAATTCTGCACTGATCTGTGCTTCGCAGTGTTTTACAGTGCCATCCATCTGAGATGTGTGAGACTGCCTTGCTTCATTCGGAAGGGCTATTAACCTGTTCAGACTCAAACGTCCCTGGCATAGCTGGGAATTAGCAGCACCAGAATTCCTCTCCTCTTAAAACACATGGCAGCCCtcagaaatctcattttttaacACACAACACCCTGTAAAAGAGCAAAGAGGCCTCATGGATCATGGCAACCCATCCCCAAATGCCTTCAGTCCCAGGGCTTCCTGGGGATCAGCTGGTACAAAAGGATCCAGACACAGCAGTAAATGCCCAGGGTACCTCTGAAGTCTGTGAAAGAGTTGAAGATAAAAGATGCTAGGGCTCATTGCTAGCCGCCTGAGCAgagctgaatttctttcttcatgtatGCTAAGCAGGTAGCGCGAGAAAAATCTTTCCGGGAGGAGGCGAGAGATGAAATGGTGAAAGCTCATGTGGCGAAAAGGGGGAAGACATCAATGGCTTTTGATTTCAAGGAGGAACTAATGAGGGAGATATGCCTGGATGCTTAAAAGCCTGAGGAGTGATCTAGAACCCGTGACCCCGCGGTGGGAAGTGTGGTAGACTGGCGTTCTGCAGTAATTGTCCAACACTTGAGGGCTGCAAAGAGTTCTGCAGTTCTTCACACACCGCTCCCTTAATTCCTGTGTATTTTCTGCGTCGCTTCACAACAACCTCCCACCCCCCCGGTCAGGCTTTCATGCAAGCACTGACGTATATGGCTAAAAGAAGGGCATGTTTCAGGCCTCTGAGTATCACTGTGCTGTGCGGATTCACTAGATAGTCATCCTTGGTATCCTTTTGCTATATGCTCTTTCAGGATCAgctaaaatgagagaaaaaaaaatctaaaaaccCAAATGGGGAATCCCTTTTTGTTGTGTTCTGCCACACGTGTTGGGAGGAATTGGTGGGGAGAGGGTGCTGCATGTGGACCCTGACAATCCGCACCCAAAACATAAAACTGACGACGTGAGCATCACTAATTTGGTTAATGATGAACCTTTCATGGCTCCGATATGTTTATTCATGATATTAATGCTCTGAGTACCCAAAAGCGCTCTAAGAGTTTTAAAAGATCAGCGGTGGCTTCCTGCTGCGAAGAGCTGCCCCCCTTTTTGCAGAATTTGCCCCTGGGAGATTTAAGCCTGGGTTCATCTCAGTCACatttaggcaactgaattaGGAGCATGGTCCACCTAGGAGTCTGTACAGCCAGCTGGGAGAGGGCCCCGGGCAGCACTGCCGGAGGGCCACACAGCTCTTAAGTTGCCTTTTTGGTGGCCCTGGAGGCACCTTTGGGGCTCGCTGCTGGTGCATGCTCCAGGCCGGCAGGACGTCCCCACGGCGGCCGAGGCCGGCAGCCCCACAGTGCGCACGAGGACGTGGCTGGCTTGTCGAGACGAGTCCCTGCCCATCCTGGGCTGGctgtcctctgctctgccctgcaccCCTGGTTGATCTTTTAGGGGCACAGGATGAGTAGGGAGGGATTTTTGCCCATCTTACAGATGAACCTCAGAAATCCTTAGGCTCTCGGGGTCTTGAAGGCAGCGTGCGTGCAGGCGCTGGCGGTGCGGGTCAGGTCGGGCACACTGAGCGCCCCCGGGCTGGCCATGCCCAGATGGGCACCAGGACCAAGGAGGCCAAGGACGAGGCTTCTCCTAATGTCTGCAAGTAATTTCCCAGCACGGCCTGCTGGCACATGAACGGGAAGAGAGGGACCTTTTGATGGCCAGGACCAATGGCACATACGTACCGCACGTGTGCTGCTCATTTTCCACATTGACATCTTCACTGTCTGCGCATACCAAATCACCACACGAGTCTGAAAGACAGCTATGGTGAACGGCGTTATATGCTAGTAATGCCGGTGAGTGAGGTTTTGTAGGTCCGTTATTTTTTGGGTGAAATGTCTAAGCTATTTGCGTGCCCCCCAAAAGCACTGACACCCTTCTCGCATGCGCATGTTACCCCATCTCCGATGCAGCAAGCAGTCTATTTATGCAAAATCCTACCAACTAAATTAAACCTGCACTGGTATCCAAATTGCAAAAAGtccaggaagggaaaaataaaacaagtctgATGGATAAGCAGGCATGTTTTATCCATGAGAGGGACAAAATGAGCATGCTTTGAGAGTTGAGGTGAATTGCTCAGAAACAATCTGCAGACATTAACAGATTCACATTTCTGAAAGcgaaaaaaaaggaaaatgcagccCCTGGGATATCCCTTTTTGGCATATGCATTTTGTGTTTAAACACATTAATGGGACTCCTATGTTATGAGTCATCCAGCACAAGAGTTTCAtgtgtttcttaaaatacaCCAGGAGTAGCTGAAGGCATGCATGGCTTTGCAGTGCAGTTATCTATCTGGAATCTCCACAAATACCTGCATTCATGCAGTCACAGGCTTTAGAAACGGAGGGACCCCATTTAGTCCTCTAACATCCCGCTGTTTGAATGCACTAGCACCATAGCTTTCAAGCTGCGATACAGAACTAATTGGCAAAAATCCAAGCTCCTTGTACTATTGAGCAAGCCTCAGTACTGAATGACAGAAAATTTGCATAGAGGTAAACAGCAGAGTTGGGAGCATTTTCCTCCTGAGGAACTCTGGGCAAAACTACAGCTGTTTGTGCTGTCTCTATCCTCGTTCGTTGTCTGTTTTCCTCttgattttcttccatttgctaACAACCCTGGCTGAAAATCTGTTTAGTGTTTAGTATTCCTTCCAGCCTGCACTTCCGAGCCTGCTGGCGGCTGCTCAGGTTCTCTCTGCTCTTGTCGGACAGCGGATACTATAAAAATAGGCAACACCCAACGCAGCGCACCCGTGACGGGCCGCGTTTCACGCGCTCCCGCACCAGCGCCGGTGGATCCGCAGCGGGCTCGTGGTGCCAGCTGCGCCGCGAGCAAGGGTTCGTCAGTGCCAAGTGACAAACAGGAACTGGTGGTGCTGGCAGCGAGCAGGAGCGTGCCAAGGGCGCAAGGGAAAAGCGCCCGCGAGCACAGCTGCACTTGCTTCCTGTCCTAGCAGCCTGCCCGGGCTCTCTGTGCTTGCAGCTCCCGCAAGGGCCCAAGGCAaggtggggggggtgggggggggctcGACGGCAGCGGCCCCCGGGAGCGGGTCACCCTCCCGCCGCCCTTTCCGGGAGCCGCTTGCAGagcccccgctccccccgcgccgccgcgcggaGCCTCCGCTCGGAGCGgcgcagccggcggcggggcgggcgcggcggcagcctccgccccggccccggccccctcgcCCTTGCGTCAGGGCGGGAGGAGCGGAGAGGCCTCGCTGCctcccctctcttttcttttttttctcttctctctctcatttttttttttttttttaagccttcaACTACTTTAGCGCGGAGTCGGCGGCAGATGGTGGACAcggcccggggctgcggcgAGCAGAGCGAGGGGATGCGccagccgccgcgccgctccgcgccgccccgcgcctgAGCCccgcgagcggcggcggcggcaccagcaccaccagcaccaccaccagcaccaccaccagcaccaccagcagcagcagccgccgccgccgccgccggaggctccgctccgctccgcgcccgctccatgagccgccccgcgccgccgccgccgcgccgcgccgccgcgctcctcctgccggccgcccgctgccgcagcgccccggccaAGCGGCTCCCGCCGCTGCCCGACGGCCCCGCCGAGGAGGCGCCGGCCGCCAAGTGCCCGCGCCTCGCCGActgccccggcggcgccgccgacTGCCTCAGCGCGCCGGGCTCGCCCTGCgcgccggccggcggcggcgggggcagcggcgcggcggggccgagcctCATCGCCTCCTacctgctgctgccgctggcCGAGCGCGAGCAGGTGTCGCGGGCGCTGAGCGTCAGCTCCGGCCGCGAGCTCCGCTGCAAGGTGAGCGCGGGGCGCAGCCTCTGCGCGGCGCCGGCTGCGGGCCGCCTCGGCGGACCCGAAAGGCTCGGGCGGCTGTAAAGGgctttgagggtttttttttttatgcccccccccccgaccccgaCATAAAATGAACAGTGCTTTAATAGCCCTGCAAGGGGTCTCGGAAGCAGCCTTGCTGCCGCGCGCTGGCGCTCGTCCAGCGCCCTCGTCTTTGTTTGGGGAGAGTTGCTATGAGAGAGGCCGCTTTCGGCACCCTTGAAGAtgaattttgctttgatttcctCCTTACAGGTGTTCCCTCTCAAACACTACCAGGACAAGATCCGGCCTTACATTCAGCTGCCGTCACACAGGAACATCACCGGGGTCGTAGAAGTGATCCTCGGGGACACCAAGGCCTACGTCTTCTTCGAGAAGGACTTTGGGGACATGCACTCCTACGTGAGGAGCTGCAAAAGGCTgcgggaggaggaggctgcCCGGCTTTTCAAGCAGATCGTCTCGGCTGTAGCTCACTGCCACCAGTCGGCCATCGTGCTCGGTGACCTCAAGCTCAGGAAATTTGTCTTTTCTAATGAAGAACGGTAAGTGGTTATCAGGCGCCAGGCGCTGGGAGGGAGTGGGTAAGGAGAAACACCGCACCGAGAAACGCCGCGTTTTTAGGCAAAAGAATACTGGAGGGAGTGGAAATTGCCAGGTAAACCAGGCGTCACCTACAAACTATCCAAGCGGGTCCAGACTACATCTGAGTAATAAGTCACGGATCTAATTGGTCCGCGAGTATTTTTAGTCCGATCTCAACTGATGAAACCGAGGAAACTCGGTGTGAGCTCCCGGCTGCTCGGCGAAACCCCTTGGTGGACCACGGGGCGACGGGGCGAGCGCTCCGTAGCGCCAAGCGTCCGTCCCGGCACATCAGCCGGGCAACGCGTTTGACGTAGAGCGACTGAGCGGCCGGAGGGGCGGCTCGGGCGTTCGGCGCGGACGGGAAAACGGCTCCGCTGCAGCGGCAGGAAGAGGGAGCGATGCCCGTTcccgggggtcccggcgggGTCCTCTCTGATGGCTTCCTCTCGGGGCTGCGTTTCTCAGGCAGGGTTTCCTGTGCCCGTTgaagcttttctctctcctccctgccagcagcgaggctgctgctttctgtgccccacagctgcgTGGATGTGGGCACGCACCGGAGCGAGGGTGTTGCACGGTTAAATCTCGCTTTTGGAATCCTTCTCGGAGGGAAAAAACACCTCGGTTAAACTTAGCCTAAAGTGTAGATTTATAGAGAGGCTCTTCTAAGGCCCCTTGAGTAGAAGTACTTTgacaattactttttaattttagatgaGGGAGTTACCCTGTGTTTCCCAGGTGAGTTGGCTGCTCTCGTGTTCCAGCATTGGCACGGCACAGCCAGAAATGTGGTTTAGTAAGCAGAACTGACATTTGATTAGGTGCTTATCCCATTGAAGGCTATAACAAGTAAAAGCTTTGATGCACTTGTGCTTAGTCTGGTGAAACTTGAGGTGTTGTtaatgaagcacagaaaaaatgtatttctttttttaacttggctGATGCTTCTTGAAAATAAAGCGTATGAATGTGATAAGAAAATTAGCTAGAACTGCCcctctgaaacagaaacaacCATATGTTGACATGCAAAGAAAGCAATCCCTTTCAAGGAAGCTATTGCAGCTTTTCCCGCCCTTAATGAGATGAAACATTTGTTGAAATGTTAGGTTGCGCACAGTCTCGCTAATTTGGAAATACACATTGCACAGGCTAATGTCATGTGCATCAAATTTGGCAACAAGAGGGTTAAGCAATGCGAGGCAGACTCCTCGGCTAACAAGCACAGGTGCAGTTTCAGCGCTGCGGCAGCCAATCCCGGCCCCACAGTCCGCATTGAGTCATATTTTCCGTTTACAGAACCAATGGGTATTTTGCATTACAACAGGAGGTCACCTCGAGGACAGGCTGCAGTTAACGCATTTACACCCCGGCAGCCGacaaggcagagcagagccctCTGGAGCACATGAGCAGTTCCAGCTCTGCTTCAAGCGAAGCAGAAGGTCAAGGTGGACCCCTCCAGCCACCCAGctggaaagggggaaaaaaaaaaaaaaaaaaggaaaaagatgaggGTTGGGGATGACCCTAGGTGCGGAAAAGATGTGGACTTTGAGTTTGAAAAGCCGTGCGGCTGGACACTGTTTGTTCAAAGCTGGGACTGCAACCAGCAGCGCTCGCGCCGTAGCAAATTACAGCCCCGCGTGGTTATAATGCAGCTTGCTGCTGTTCCTCGAGAGCCCCCGATGCCGCCGAAACCCCGCGGTAGGCAGGCTGGCGTCACCGCCTGGGCACAGGGCATCGGCGATGCACGCAGCCGCGCTTGCGCTGCACCGCTCCAGCataacgggggggggggggggggaacttcTCCGTCTCAGGTTGCAAAGTGGCCGcctctcctttcctttgtgCTGACGCGAGGCAGGGAATTGCGATCGCCCCGGCTGGCGGCTTTTCTTGTTGAATCCAAGCCGGCCTTTCCCTACCGCAGGTTGATAACGTATGCCTGCCTTTCCTGTGCTCCTTAGGACGCAGCTGCGGCTCGAGAGCCTGGAAGACACGCACATCATCAAAGGCGAAGACGACGCGCTGTCCGACAAACACGGCTGCCCCGCGTACGTCAGCCCCGAGATCCTCAACACGACGGGGACTTACTCCGGGAAATCGGCTGACGTGTGGAGTTTGGGAGTAATGCTCTACACCCTCCTGGTGGGACGCTACCCCTTCCACGACTCGGACCCCAGTACTCTCTTTTCCAAAATCCGACGTGGACAGTTCTGTATCCCCGACCATGTCTCTCCCAAAGCCAGATGCCTCATCCGCAGCCTCCTGAGGCGGGAGCCCTCCGAAAGACTTACCGCTCCAGAGATCTTGCTTCATCCTTGGTTTGAAGCAGTCTTGGAGCCTGGATATACAGACCAGGAAACGAGAACTTCAGATCAAATCGTGCCAGAATATCACGGAGACAGTGACGATATTAGTTCCTTCTTCTGCTAATcctaaaaatctcaaaaaaaccctcacGATTCTCACacacagcatctttttttcccccctttcttttccatGTTGCAAACTCACAGTATCTTAAAGTGCCAGTATGGTCAGAAAAGTGacctttaaaataattgtcATCAAGCTGTAGATCCGCTCCCTGAGCCTGTGTCGGGTCTCACCTGCTTGCTTTGCTGGTAGGTCCTTGCCGCTGGCCCTGGAGGACCCACGCAGGAGCCGCCTGGCTCTTCTCCTGCCTCTCGTGTCCTCCACCGCTGCGACGGGCTCAGTGTGTGTTGCAGAGCCGTATCGCTGTGCACAGAAGAGGCGGAAAGGTGGCTCTTTGGGTTTCCCCATCTTCAGCGGCTAAGGGGGTCCCACCGGTGAAACATAGCAGGTGGAGGGGGCAAGAGGCGCCTTCCTACCTGGGCAAATTTGACAGGAATTGGTAAAAAGGGGAATCGACTTGGAGTGCCACCGCGGCAGTCCTACAGAGGGTTTTTCTGACTGTAAGTGCACTTTCCCGCGGGAAGGAGGTCTTAATCCACCACGTCCAGCCCGCTGAGCGTTGCTCCAgtagaactttttttctgtaggtgaATAACATGAAGCTGGTAAAGGTCCATCCGCAAGACTAGTCACTACCGTGATCACTGCTGTGACTcttcacaaaagagaaaatagctgATCCCACAGCTGGATCCCCTCTGATTGCGTTTGCTGAACACGCAAGCGTTTTAAATATGCTTAAGCCTAAGGTCACCATGGCATATTTTATATCATCTTATGCCTTCAGTGAGCTTTGCAAGTAGCAGGTCTTGTCAGCTCTGAGTGCCAAAACATATCCGTTTACCAAAGCGTAACACTATGGGCTGGGCTGCCTTCCCTTGGAAAATGATAAGGGGTATACTTGTACAGTATACGTGActgcttttgtgttttcctaCAGGCTCCAGTCTTTAAAACATcacatctcctcctccccccccccccccccgccacctcCAGAAAGGTAGTCTTAAGCATAAAATCTCTATACATCCATAGTTAATTATTCAGGTACGTTGTTTGCCTCCAGCTAcgttattcccccccccccttcaaaaaaaaatttttttttgcatgattaTTCATAGTCTTTCCAATGTGCGTGGATAACGAACAGATCTAAATCATTAGCTGCCTGGGTCAGGGGTAAGTCGAGACCTGCCtgaaatttctgctttgtttgacGTTTGCGTCCGGCGTAGAGGGATGTCCGTTCACGCGTGCGGTTTCGGAAATGGATGTTGGGTGGTTGGTGCATATCCCCAGCGCGGCCCGGCGATGACCAAGCTGTCCGAAGGGTTCCCCGTGGCCGCAGCACCCACCTTGGGGGAGCACCACGTATACCTCATGGACTGTGTGCTCTGTACATACCTTCCTGCTGGGGGTCGTTGGGTgggtctttttatttttatttttttccggCTTGTTGTACTTTGCTTGTCCTATTAAGAGGTGTTGAAGAGCAATTTAATGTGAATTATCGGCAATACTAACTTGACAGAATCATGAGCATCAAGAGCAGAGCGCTACCGCTCTCCGTTGCACTAAATCTCTCATGATTGCTTGACATTTGTATCTGTGATACAGTTTAACCCCTCTCTGAAAAGCAGTACCTTTGTATATATTGGTGGAAAACTCTGCCAGAAAAGCTAAAAACACTATGTCCAACTtgtaaatatgtgtgtgtatatatatatatataatgtggAAACCTGGATGATAAAGTCTGACTTGTAGAAAGTTTTAATAAACTCGGTTTCATAACGCTGGTCCCTGCTCCTTGCGGTCCTCgcgcccggggagggggcggccaGTTCCTGGCCGAGCGAGGAGAAACCGTAGCCCGGGCTGCGGGACCTTGGCTGCCGGCCGGTAGTCGCCCCGCCGCCTTTCGTGGGTGCCTTCACCCGGAGCGGCGGTGGGTGCTGCTTCTCCCGGCACCTGGAGCCCAGGGCTGCAAATAGCGGCAGGATGGCGGCTGGGGACCACACGCTGCCGACGGCGATGGAGCCGTCCTCCCAACCCTCCTCCAGCACAGCGAGGTCGTCCCCggagagcaggaggagcagctggATTTGCACTTATGCTTTGCCTTGTGTTTAGCTTTGGGCTTTTGCTGGAAATCTGCTCACTCGAGCAAGGCTCTGTGTTTAGCAAGTGAGGTGAAAGCAAAAAGAGGGAGCAGGTACCTGGCCGGGCTAAAGAAAAGCGCATTAACTTGAGGGAGTCAAGGCACAAGAAACCAATGCTCTGTGCAGTAAGCATATTTTCCTAGCACTTGCCAAGTGAATGACACCAAAATATCTCAAGTTACTTTGCTGAAGTTATTCTTGCAAGAGCAGTAAAAATACATGCATCACATAGCCCGTCTGATTAAATTACCCCCTGCCTTGCTGTGCTTCAGATGTTGGGCAGGAGCCTTGATGCATCTTTTTCAAACAGCTGCGGGAGGTTCATGCTTTGGTAAAATcttgaaaacttttaaaatacttctttttttttcttttttcttttggtctgCAGTTGAGTCACCTTCCGTAGGTGAATGTGTAGGTCACCCCATGACTTTATTTCACATGAGCTACACTGCagagtaattaaaataactgcTAAATTGTAGCAACGTCTGCAAACAGTCTCTGTGTTGCTTTAGGGATTATCATGCAACATCCGTTTGTGCAGCAGAATAAATTGCTATTGCTTCGTAACCCCATCGTTTGTATTATTGTATACAAAGTTTCAGAGCATGTTGAAAGACCAGCATATTAAGTGATTAAACTTTGATGGTGGGTGTGAGAACTTTGATTTATGCAATGCATACATTTCTTTTCGAGAGAGTCATAATTggtctatttttaaatggtcCTTTTGGACAAGGACTGGAGGAatctcttcatttatttctcccAGCTAGTCACCGTTTTGTTCCTGCATTTGCAACATGTTGCTGGCCTGTCTGAAAAATGCTGGGAGCCTTCAGTTCTCAACAGTTTTCagatgaagacaaaaataaagttgAGGTTTTTCACTGCCTGTTGGGTTCCACCCTAAACCAGCTTCAAGCTGCCTCCCAGTCAGGATAACCCTTACTTCATAGACATATATCTTTATTGACTCTAAACGGATGCTTACGTTGTGTTTTAGGCCTCagttcaatgtttttttttttagcaaagtcatggcaaaatatataaattagcCTGCTCTCAAAGCATCAGGCAGACTGACCAACTCAGCACACAGTTTTAAGGTCAACCTTTCTTCTTCGCCAAGCAGGTGGTACTGCTGAGGTTATATGCAGTTCATTAAGAGATTATTCGCACAGTTTCAGATCTACCTATTCTAAAATGTGGTCTAATTTTAGGAGAGCACCTCCAAGGCAGTTTAGGAGACTTCTGCGTCACTGTGTTATTTGTGAAGAAGGGGGGAAAGAGTGCCGTTCTGTGAAGATGTGCAAGACAAAGATCCAGGCCGCCCGGCTGACTCACAGAGCCGGTACGAGGCTCTTCTCTGGTCCTGCTTTAACGGATTATGGGCAGGCCTGAGAGAGGagtttaaaaatctatattcTCCAATCTGTCCTGAGTGCATTCTGTCAAGCAAATCTCTCCGGATTATCTCTTTAtacaaaaggagattttttttgtcacttttttcaTGCTCTTGCATTctgtcagattaaaaaaaaaatgtttagcgTTATGGCACTGCATAGATTTAGCAGCATGAAGAAATATCCTATGCAAAtgattcttaaaaatataatgtttgCTTTAGAGCATTGATGAGAATAGCTCAACATATAACCACATTCTGAATTAAtcccttgcaaaaaaaaaaaaaaaaaaaaaaaagaaaaaaagaaaaaagtctctgCTAAATGAACCATCTTTCAGAACTATTGTTggtaaaagcagaataaaatttgcAATGTTGCTTATGACAGTTCCTCCCTAAC
It encodes the following:
- the TRIB1 gene encoding tribbles homolog 1, which encodes MSRPAPPPPRRAAALLLPAARCRSAPAKRLPPLPDGPAEEAPAAKCPRLADCPGGAADCLSAPGSPCAPAGGGGGSGAAGPSLIASYLLLPLAEREQVSRALSVSSGRELRCKVFPLKHYQDKIRPYIQLPSHRNITGVVEVILGDTKAYVFFEKDFGDMHSYVRSCKRLREEEAARLFKQIVSAVAHCHQSAIVLGDLKLRKFVFSNEERTQLRLESLEDTHIIKGEDDALSDKHGCPAYVSPEILNTTGTYSGKSADVWSLGVMLYTLLVGRYPFHDSDPSTLFSKIRRGQFCIPDHVSPKARCLIRSLLRREPSERLTAPEILLHPWFEAVLEPGYTDQETRTSDQIVPEYHGDSDDISSFFC